One genomic window of Prosthecodimorpha staleyi includes the following:
- the queF gene encoding preQ(1) synthase, whose protein sequence is MTAFDASLLQLGHETIYPKSPEEARLDRVPNPQADTLYLARFTVPEFTSLCPVTGQPDFAHLVIDYVPKDWLVESKSLKLYMTSFRNHGAFHEDCTVAIGRRLADLLDPHWLRIGGYWYPRGGIPIDVFWQTGEPPKAVWIPDQGVASYRGRG, encoded by the coding sequence ATGACCGCCTTCGATGCTTCTTTGCTGCAACTCGGCCACGAGACGATCTATCCGAAGAGCCCCGAGGAGGCCCGGCTCGACCGCGTACCGAACCCGCAGGCCGACACGCTCTATCTGGCCCGCTTCACGGTGCCGGAATTCACCTCGCTGTGTCCGGTCACCGGCCAGCCGGATTTCGCCCATCTGGTGATCGACTATGTGCCGAAGGACTGGCTGGTCGAATCGAAGAGCCTGAAGCTCTACATGACCAGCTTCCGCAACCACGGCGCCTTCCACGAGGATTGCACGGTGGCGATCGGCCGGCGTCTCGCTGACCTGCTCGATCCGCATTGGCTGCGCATCGGCGGCTATTGGTATCCGCGGGGCGGCATCCCGATCGACGTCTTCTGGCAGACCGGCGAGCCGCCCAAGGCGGTCTGGATCCCCGACCAGGGCGTCGCCTCCTATCGCGGGCGCGGCTGA
- the hflX gene encoding GTPase HflX produces the protein MAEAVRAIVVVPVRTDIRERAEPSETGETPRPQRSVAARREEAVGLAAAIDLDVVESVVVRLAQPRPATLIGQGKVDEIKASVEANGVGLVIVDHPLSPIQQRNLEKAWNAKVLDRTGLILEIFGERARTREGRLQVELAHLNYQKSRLVRSWTHLERQRGGFGFLGGPGETQIEADRRVITERIAKLEKELEGVTRTRALHRKTRKKVPHPVVALVGYTNAGKSTLFNRLTDAGVFAKDLLFATLDPTLRRVRLPHGGEMILSDTVGFVSDLPTHLVAAFRATLEEVIEADLILHVRDIAHEDTLAQARDVEDVLRQLGVDPRDPQRMIEVLNKIDLLEPDYRDKLVADGQRAQTDGLVTVPASAATGEGLDRLLGLIEERLNRDRSSFRLSVPPTEGELLAWLHRSTEVLARKDGAEAVTLLIRVPDKALDLFRSRAGRYITAAGAKA, from the coding sequence CTGGCCGAAGCCGTGCGCGCGATCGTGGTCGTCCCGGTCCGCACCGACATCCGCGAACGCGCCGAACCGTCCGAGACCGGCGAGACGCCGCGCCCTCAGCGCTCCGTGGCGGCGCGCCGGGAGGAGGCCGTCGGCCTGGCGGCGGCGATCGACCTCGACGTGGTCGAAAGCGTGGTCGTGCGGCTCGCCCAGCCGCGCCCGGCGACGCTGATCGGCCAGGGCAAGGTCGATGAGATCAAGGCCTCGGTCGAGGCCAACGGCGTCGGCTTGGTGATCGTCGACCATCCGCTCTCGCCGATCCAGCAGCGCAACCTGGAAAAGGCCTGGAACGCCAAGGTGCTCGACCGCACCGGCCTGATCCTGGAAATCTTCGGCGAGCGGGCCCGCACGCGCGAGGGCCGGCTGCAGGTCGAACTGGCACATCTGAACTACCAGAAGAGTCGCCTGGTGCGTTCCTGGACCCATCTGGAGCGCCAGCGCGGCGGCTTCGGCTTCCTCGGCGGCCCCGGCGAAACCCAGATCGAGGCCGACCGGCGCGTCATCACCGAGCGCATCGCCAAGCTCGAAAAGGAGCTGGAAGGCGTCACCCGCACGCGCGCGCTGCATCGCAAGACGCGCAAGAAGGTGCCGCATCCGGTCGTCGCGCTGGTCGGCTACACCAATGCCGGCAAGTCGACCCTGTTCAATCGGCTGACCGATGCCGGCGTCTTCGCCAAGGACCTGCTCTTCGCCACCCTTGATCCGACCTTGCGCCGGGTCCGCCTGCCCCATGGCGGCGAGATGATCCTCTCCGACACGGTCGGCTTCGTATCCGATCTGCCGACCCACCTGGTCGCCGCCTTCCGGGCGACGCTGGAGGAGGTGATCGAGGCCGACCTGATCCTGCATGTGCGCGACATCGCCCATGAGGATACCCTCGCCCAGGCGCGCGACGTCGAGGACGTGCTTCGGCAGCTCGGCGTCGATCCGCGCGATCCGCAGCGCATGATCGAGGTCCTGAACAAGATCGATCTGCTCGAACCGGACTACCGCGACAAGCTGGTCGCCGACGGGCAGCGCGCCCAGACGGACGGGCTCGTGACCGTGCCGGCCTCGGCGGCGACCGGTGAGGGTCTCGACCGGTTGCTCGGCCTGATCGAGGAACGGCTCAACCGCGACCGCTCCAGCTTCCGGCTCAGCGTTCCGCCGACCGAAGGCGAGTTGCTCGCCTGGCTGCACCGCTCGACCGAGGTGCTCGCTCGCAAGGACGGCGCCGAGGCGGTGACGCTCCTGATCCGTGTTCCCGACAAGGCGCTCGACCTGTTTCGGTCGCGCGCGGGCCGCTACATCACCGCCGCCGGCGCCAAGGCCTGA
- the hfq gene encoding RNA chaperone Hfq, with product MADRAQNLQDTFLNYVRKNKTPVTIFLVNGVKLQGVVTWFDNFCVLLRRDGHSQLVYKHAISTVMPGAPLQLFEPDEAGGRVND from the coding sequence ATGGCAGACCGCGCACAAAACCTTCAGGATACGTTCCTCAATTACGTTCGCAAGAACAAGACACCGGTCACGATCTTTTTGGTGAATGGCGTCAAGCTCCAGGGAGTCGTCACCTGGTTCGACAACTTCTGCGTTCTCCTGCGTCGGGACGGGCATTCGCAGCTCGTCTACAAGCACGCCATCTCGACGGTGATGCCGGGCGCGCCGCTGCAACTTTTCGAACCTGACGAAGCCGGCGGACGGGTGAACGATTGA
- a CDS encoding Nramp family divalent metal transporter — translation MAWREERGTPSLIEVHGTIAVPNTGSNLRKAVAFVGPGYLVAVGYMDPGNWATSIAGGSKFGYALLTVALLSNIMAIVLQSLCARLAVGTGRDLAQACRDAYPRWLSGPLWLLAELAICATDLAEVIGTAIGLNLLFGIPLEIGVVLTALDVFLILYLQVLGFRWVEAFIIALLGIIAACFAVQIAMVQPNLGDIIRGFAPTTRIVTDPDMLYLALGIIGATVMPHNLYLHSGIVGTRKFGDGLAEKRQALRYITIDSTVALMFALTINASILILAAGSFHATGRSEVAELGDAHSLLAPLLGSSMAPTLFAIALLCCGLNSTVTATLAGQIVMEGFLRIQLPQWLRRLVTRSLAILPAAGVTIAYGEAGTGKLLILSQVILSLQLPFAVVPLVLFTADRAKMGALVAPRWLSVSAGVIAAVIIALNIKLIIDFVFG, via the coding sequence ATGGCCTGGAGAGAAGAGCGCGGAACGCCGTCGCTGATCGAGGTGCATGGCACCATCGCGGTCCCGAATACGGGCTCGAACCTCCGGAAGGCCGTCGCCTTCGTCGGACCGGGCTATCTGGTCGCCGTCGGCTACATGGATCCGGGCAACTGGGCGACCTCGATCGCCGGCGGATCGAAGTTCGGCTATGCGCTGCTGACGGTGGCGCTTCTCTCCAACATCATGGCCATCGTGCTGCAGTCCCTCTGCGCGCGTCTCGCCGTCGGCACCGGACGCGATCTTGCGCAGGCCTGCCGCGACGCCTATCCGCGCTGGCTGAGCGGCCCGCTCTGGCTGCTCGCCGAACTCGCCATCTGCGCCACGGACCTGGCCGAGGTGATCGGCACCGCGATCGGCCTCAATCTGCTGTTCGGCATCCCGCTCGAGATCGGCGTGGTGCTGACGGCGCTCGACGTGTTCCTGATCCTCTATCTGCAGGTGCTCGGCTTCCGTTGGGTGGAAGCCTTCATCATTGCCCTGCTGGGGATCATCGCGGCCTGCTTTGCGGTACAGATCGCCATGGTGCAGCCCAACCTCGGCGACATCATTCGCGGCTTCGCGCCGACGACGCGCATCGTGACCGATCCGGACATGCTCTATCTGGCGCTCGGCATCATCGGTGCGACCGTGATGCCGCACAATCTCTATCTTCATTCCGGCATCGTTGGCACGCGCAAGTTCGGCGATGGCCTGGCCGAGAAGCGGCAGGCACTGCGCTACATCACGATCGATTCCACCGTCGCGCTGATGTTCGCACTGACCATCAATGCATCGATCCTGATCCTGGCCGCCGGCTCCTTCCACGCCACCGGCCGCAGCGAGGTCGCCGAACTCGGCGACGCGCATTCGCTGCTGGCGCCGCTCCTCGGCAGCAGCATGGCACCGACGCTGTTCGCCATCGCCCTCCTCTGCTGCGGCCTCAACTCGACGGTCACGGCAACGCTGGCCGGCCAGATCGTGATGGAAGGCTTCCTGCGCATCCAGCTGCCGCAATGGCTGCGCCGCCTGGTCACACGGTCGCTCGCCATTCTGCCGGCGGCCGGCGTCACGATCGCCTATGGCGAGGCCGGGACGGGCAAGCTCCTGATCCTCAGTCAGGTGATCCTCAGCCTGCAGCTTCCCTTCGCGGTCGTGCCACTGGTCCTGTTCACCGCCGACCGGGCCAAGATGGGTGCGCTGGTCGCCCCCCGGTGGCTGTCGGTGTCCGCCGGGGTGATCGCCGCGGTGATCATCGCCCTGAACATCAAGCTGATCATCGACTTCGTCTTCGGCTGA
- a CDS encoding tetratricopeptide repeat protein, whose translation MRTCEFLRIASLSAVVLAGGVLSPVSGAAALDPSTTARPPETSPDEAFNAGRRLYYQGKKAAAVSELQRAGERGHPGALYLLGRIYRNGEGVPPNDLKAFQIFSQIANSHAEDMPGSPAAPFVASAFVALGSYYMTGIEDSSIKPDVGKAREIFTYAASFFGDADAQYNLGRLYLDAAGPDRDPKQAARWLKLAARKGHPGAMAMLGQMLFSGDIDMPRRSVQGLMWLTIARARAQSGTDEWIRDAQEQAFSVASEPERRQAVQLAQDWIAKNGN comes from the coding sequence ATGCGGACGTGTGAGTTTCTTCGCATAGCGAGCCTGTCGGCGGTCGTTCTGGCCGGCGGCGTTCTCTCGCCTGTCTCGGGCGCGGCGGCGCTCGACCCGAGCACCACCGCGCGACCGCCGGAGACCTCGCCGGACGAAGCCTTCAACGCGGGGCGCCGGCTCTACTACCAGGGCAAGAAGGCGGCGGCGGTCTCGGAACTGCAGCGGGCCGGCGAGCGCGGCCATCCGGGCGCGCTCTACCTTCTCGGCCGCATCTATCGCAATGGCGAGGGCGTGCCGCCGAACGACCTGAAGGCGTTCCAGATCTTCAGCCAGATCGCCAACAGTCACGCCGAGGACATGCCGGGATCGCCGGCGGCGCCCTTCGTGGCCAGTGCCTTCGTGGCGCTCGGCTCCTACTACATGACTGGGATCGAGGATTCGTCGATCAAGCCGGATGTCGGCAAGGCGCGCGAGATCTTCACCTATGCGGCGTCGTTCTTCGGCGACGCCGACGCCCAATACAATCTCGGGCGTCTCTATCTCGACGCCGCCGGGCCGGATCGCGATCCGAAGCAGGCGGCCCGCTGGTTGAAGCTCGCCGCCCGCAAGGGGCATCCCGGCGCCATGGCCATGCTCGGCCAGATGCTGTTTTCCGGCGACATCGACATGCCGCGCCGTTCGGTGCAGGGGTTGATGTGGCTGACCATCGCCCGGGCGCGCGCCCAATCGGGAACCGACGAGTGGATCCGCGACGCCCAGGAGCAGGCCTTCTCGGTCGCCAGCGAACCGGAACGACGGCAGGCGGTGCAACTGGCGCAGGACTGGATCGCCAAGAACGGCAACTGA
- the trpE gene encoding anthranilate synthase component I, producing MRIEPGEERVVEAYAAGRPTVVWTTLVADLETPVSAYLKLCGARDHCFLLESVEGGAVRGRYSMIGLDPDLVFRAVGEAGAVNRRFASDRDAFEPVPGCSLDALRALIHESEFPLPKGLPPMAAGMFGYLGYDMVRQMEDLAAPNPDPVGIPDAILVRPRTILVFDAIKDEITVVTQVRPEAGLSAPQAHARAVERLTDVIDTLDRPIDKAAYQLGDVALDVPMVSNTSEADYLGMVAKAKDYIRAGDIFQVVLSQRFSAPFALPPFALYRALRRVNPAPFLYFLDFGSFAVAGSSPEILVRVRDGDVTIRPIAGTRPRGRTPEEDKALGAELLADPKELSEHLMLLDLGRNDVGRVAEIGTVKVTDRFFLEYYSHVMHIVSNVTGRLDPSNDVLDALAAGFPAGTVSGAPKVRAMEIIDELEKEKRGLYAGCVGYFSADGAMDTCICLRTAVVKDGVMYAQAGAGIVADSVPTSENQECVNKAKALFRAAEEAVRFASSAGRGQ from the coding sequence ATGCGCATCGAACCGGGTGAGGAACGCGTCGTCGAAGCCTATGCGGCCGGTCGGCCGACCGTGGTCTGGACGACGCTGGTCGCCGATCTCGAAACCCCGGTCTCCGCCTATCTGAAGCTCTGCGGCGCGCGCGACCATTGCTTCCTGCTCGAATCGGTCGAAGGCGGCGCCGTGCGGGGCCGGTATTCGATGATCGGGCTCGACCCGGATCTGGTCTTCCGCGCGGTCGGCGAGGCCGGCGCGGTCAACCGCCGCTTCGCCAGCGACCGGGACGCCTTCGAGCCGGTGCCGGGTTGCTCGCTCGATGCGCTGCGCGCGCTCATTCACGAGAGCGAGTTTCCGCTGCCGAAGGGATTGCCGCCGATGGCGGCCGGCATGTTCGGCTATCTCGGCTACGACATGGTCCGCCAGATGGAGGACCTTGCCGCTCCGAATCCAGATCCCGTCGGCATCCCCGACGCGATCCTGGTCCGCCCGCGCACCATTCTGGTGTTCGACGCGATCAAGGACGAGATCACCGTCGTGACTCAGGTCCGCCCGGAGGCGGGTCTTTCTGCCCCGCAGGCACATGCGCGCGCCGTCGAACGGCTGACCGACGTGATCGACACGCTCGACCGCCCGATCGACAAGGCCGCCTATCAGCTTGGCGACGTGGCCCTCGACGTGCCGATGGTCTCCAACACGTCGGAGGCGGACTATCTCGGCATGGTCGCCAAGGCGAAGGACTATATCCGCGCCGGCGACATCTTCCAGGTCGTGCTGTCGCAGCGCTTCTCCGCGCCCTTCGCGCTGCCGCCCTTCGCGCTCTACCGGGCCCTGCGCCGCGTCAACCCGGCACCCTTCCTGTATTTCCTCGATTTCGGCAGCTTCGCGGTTGCCGGGTCGTCGCCCGAGATCCTGGTCCGCGTGCGCGACGGTGACGTGACCATCCGCCCGATCGCCGGCACGCGACCGCGCGGGCGGACGCCCGAAGAGGACAAGGCCCTCGGCGCGGAACTGCTGGCCGATCCGAAGGAACTCAGCGAGCACCTGATGCTGCTCGACCTCGGACGCAACGATGTCGGCCGGGTCGCGGAGATCGGCACCGTGAAGGTCACCGACCGCTTCTTCTTGGAATATTATAGCCACGTCATGCACATCGTCTCGAACGTGACCGGTCGGCTCGATCCGTCCAACGACGTGCTCGACGCGCTGGCCGCCGGCTTCCCGGCCGGCACGGTCTCCGGCGCCCCGAAGGTCCGTGCCATGGAGATCATCGACGAATTGGAGAAGGAGAAGCGCGGGCTCTATGCCGGCTGCGTCGGCTACTTCTCGGCCGACGGCGCGATGGATACCTGCATCTGTCTGCGCACGGCGGTGGTCAAGGACGGCGTCATGTACGCCCAGGCCGGCGCCGGCATCGTGGCCGATTCTGTCCCGACCTCCGAGAACCAGGAATGCGTCAACAAGGCAAAGGCCCTGTTCCGGGCCGCCGAGGAGGCCGTGCGCTTCGCCAGCAGCGCCGGCCGCGGCCAATAG
- a CDS encoding peptidylprolyl isomerase yields MLDSMRRGASTWIAKLLLALLIVSFGVFWGVSDVFRGFGGNTVATVGSQKVTTTAFDQAYRRELDTISRRRGKPMTRDEANRAGLPGLLISQMVTDAAILDTARRLGVGVSDIELVRQIQADPTFQAGGQFSRGRFSQILQSNGWSEDQYVALARDSAIRSQLIEAVAGPMPAPKMLLEAANAYRNEERVVSYMQLTPAIVGDIADPAPDVLKTYFEERKVQFRAPEYRKVVALAIDPETIARPGDVTDDDAKAAYQRNPGRFGDPEKRRVQQIAFDKPEEAEAASALLKSGKSFDDLLAERSIKAEDADLGLLSKAGFLDPAVGDAAFALAKDGDVTGVVKGRFRTVMLRLMEIKPAGQKPFEEVKNQLKAEVARERAVNEIMSRHDQIEDARAGGAHLDEVAKRFDLKAMTVEFDRTGRAPDGSSPTGLPEAAKLIPAAFESDVGVENDTIPHGANGFVWFEVTAITPARDRPLDEVTAEATARWKADQLRARLAAKAVELTARIEKGEPIEEVATSAGLEVKTSPALKRGEPAEGLGAGVVSAAFSGPEGTATTALGEDGSRFVIRVKEVNEAVFFGDTDTSRALDKQIATDIQNSLQEQYIRQLRSDVGFSVNQQVLSRLVGNSPNQ; encoded by the coding sequence ATGCTCGACTCCATGCGCCGCGGCGCCTCCACGTGGATCGCCAAGCTTCTGCTTGCGCTTCTCATCGTCAGCTTCGGCGTTTTCTGGGGCGTCTCGGACGTGTTCCGCGGCTTCGGCGGCAATACCGTGGCCACCGTCGGCAGTCAGAAGGTGACCACCACGGCCTTCGACCAGGCCTATCGGCGCGAGCTCGACACGATCAGCCGGCGCCGCGGCAAGCCGATGACCCGTGACGAGGCGAACCGGGCCGGCCTGCCGGGGCTGCTGATCAGCCAGATGGTGACCGACGCCGCGATTCTGGATACCGCCCGTCGGCTCGGCGTCGGCGTGTCCGACATTGAACTCGTGCGACAGATCCAGGCCGACCCGACCTTCCAGGCCGGCGGCCAGTTTTCGCGCGGCCGGTTCAGCCAGATCCTGCAGAGCAACGGCTGGTCGGAAGATCAATATGTCGCCCTCGCCCGCGACAGCGCCATCCGCAGCCAGTTGATCGAGGCCGTCGCCGGCCCGATGCCGGCACCGAAGATGCTGCTGGAGGCCGCCAATGCCTACCGCAACGAGGAGCGGGTCGTTTCCTATATGCAATTGACTCCGGCCATCGTCGGAGACATCGCCGATCCGGCGCCGGACGTGCTGAAGACCTATTTCGAGGAGCGCAAGGTCCAGTTCCGGGCGCCCGAATACCGCAAGGTCGTGGCGCTTGCGATCGACCCGGAGACCATCGCCCGGCCCGGCGACGTGACCGACGACGACGCCAAGGCCGCCTACCAGCGCAATCCCGGCCGCTTCGGCGATCCGGAGAAGCGGCGCGTGCAGCAGATCGCCTTCGACAAGCCGGAGGAGGCCGAGGCGGCGTCCGCGCTTCTGAAGTCCGGCAAGAGCTTCGACGATCTGCTCGCCGAGCGCTCGATCAAGGCCGAGGATGCCGATCTGGGGCTCTTGAGCAAGGCCGGCTTCCTCGATCCGGCGGTCGGCGATGCAGCCTTCGCGTTGGCCAAGGACGGCGACGTGACCGGCGTGGTCAAGGGCCGCTTCCGGACCGTGATGCTGCGTCTGATGGAGATCAAGCCGGCCGGCCAGAAGCCGTTCGAGGAGGTCAAGAATCAGCTCAAGGCCGAAGTCGCACGCGAGCGGGCCGTCAACGAGATCATGTCCCGGCACGACCAAATCGAAGATGCCCGCGCCGGCGGCGCCCATCTCGACGAGGTCGCCAAGCGCTTCGATCTGAAGGCTATGACCGTCGAGTTCGACCGCACCGGCCGCGCGCCGGACGGATCCTCGCCGACCGGGCTGCCCGAGGCGGCCAAGCTCATTCCGGCGGCGTTCGAAAGCGACGTCGGCGTCGAGAACGACACCATCCCGCATGGCGCCAATGGCTTCGTCTGGTTTGAAGTGACCGCCATCACGCCCGCGCGCGACCGCCCTCTCGACGAAGTGACCGCCGAGGCCACGGCCCGCTGGAAGGCCGACCAGTTGCGCGCCCGGCTCGCCGCCAAAGCGGTGGAACTGACCGCGCGAATCGAAAAGGGCGAGCCGATCGAAGAGGTCGCGACGTCGGCGGGGCTGGAGGTCAAGACCTCGCCGGCGCTGAAGCGGGGCGAGCCTGCCGAAGGCCTTGGTGCCGGCGTCGTGTCGGCCGCCTTCTCGGGTCCCGAGGGCACCGCCACGACGGCCCTCGGCGAGGACGGCAGCCGCTTCGTGATCCGCGTCAAGGAGGTCAACGAGGCGGTCTTCTTCGGCGACACCGACACCAGCCGCGCGCTCGACAAGCAGATCGCCACCGACATTCAGAACTCGCTGCAGGAGCAATATATCCGCCAGCTGCGCAGCGATGTCGGCTTCTCGGTCAACCAGCAAGTGCTGTCCCGCCTGGTCGGCAACAGCCCGAACCAGTGA
- the tpiA gene encoding triose-phosphate isomerase: MGMKPLVAGNWKMNGLSASLAEIDRMAAGFDAALAGRIDLMVCPPATLLAALAARAATTGIAVGGQDCHPAASGAHTGDIAAEMIADAGGTAVIVGHSERRSDHGESDAVVKAKAEAALRAGLTAIVCIGETRAEREAGRTLDVVGGQLAGSLPDGAHAGNLVVAYEPVWAIGTGLTPTPADVAEVHGFLRGRLVVLLGAEGSNVRILYGGSVKPSNAAELMAVPDVNGALVGGASLKAADFLGIAAAYR; the protein is encoded by the coding sequence ATGGGCATGAAGCCGCTGGTCGCCGGGAACTGGAAGATGAACGGGCTCTCGGCCTCGCTGGCCGAGATCGACCGGATGGCCGCCGGCTTCGACGCCGCGCTGGCTGGACGGATCGACCTGATGGTCTGTCCACCCGCGACCCTCCTGGCGGCCCTGGCGGCACGCGCGGCGACGACCGGGATCGCGGTCGGCGGGCAGGACTGCCACCCTGCGGCCTCGGGCGCGCATACCGGCGATATCGCTGCGGAGATGATCGCCGATGCCGGCGGCACGGCCGTGATCGTCGGCCATTCCGAACGCCGCTCCGATCATGGCGAGTCCGACGCCGTCGTGAAGGCCAAGGCCGAGGCGGCCCTGCGCGCCGGCCTGACCGCCATCGTCTGCATCGGCGAGACGCGCGCCGAGCGCGAGGCCGGTCGCACGCTGGATGTGGTCGGCGGCCAGTTGGCCGGCTCGCTGCCGGACGGGGCCCATGCCGGCAATCTGGTGGTCGCCTACGAGCCGGTCTGGGCGATCGGCACGGGGCTGACGCCGACGCCGGCCGACGTGGCGGAGGTGCATGGCTTCCTGCGCGGCCGCCTCGTTGTCCTGCTCGGTGCGGAGGGCAGCAATGTCCGCATTCTTTACGGCGGCTCGGTCAAGCCGTCGAATGCGGCGGAGTTGATGGCCGTGCCGGACGTGAACGGCGCGCTGGTCGGCGGCGCCAGCCTGAAGGCGGCGGATTTCCTGGGAATCGCCGCCGCCTATCGGTGA
- the secG gene encoding preprotein translocase subunit SecG, whose translation METVIIVIHLMIVIALVGAVLIQKSEGGALGIGGGGGFMSSRGTANVLTRTTGFLAAGFFATSLLLGVLASSHRGERPSSILDKAPAAAGAPATPGTPAAPGATPAPGTGQGGVLDQLMQQQQRGPAAPANPQ comes from the coding sequence ATGGAAACCGTCATCATCGTCATTCATCTGATGATCGTGATCGCGCTGGTCGGCGCGGTTCTGATCCAGAAGTCGGAGGGCGGCGCGCTTGGCATCGGCGGCGGCGGCGGCTTCATGTCGTCGCGCGGCACCGCCAACGTGCTCACCCGTACGACGGGCTTCCTCGCGGCCGGCTTCTTCGCGACCTCGCTGCTTCTCGGCGTGCTGGCCTCCAGCCATCGCGGCGAGCGGCCCTCCTCGATCCTCGACAAGGCCCCGGCCGCAGCCGGCGCTCCGGCGACCCCGGGCACTCCGGCGGCTCCCGGCGCCACGCCCGCACCGGGCACCGGCCAGGGCGGCGTCCTCGATCAGCTGATGCAGCAGCAGCAGCGCGGCCCGGCAGCGCCCGCCAACCCGCAGTAG
- a CDS encoding CTP synthase — translation MARYVFITGGVVSSLGKGLASAALGACLQARGYKVRLRKLDPYLNVDPGTMSPYQHGECFVTDDGAETDLDLGHYERFTGRPANRQDNITTGRIYQDILAKERRGDYLGGTVQVIPHVTDAIKDFVVTGNDGYDFVLVEIGGTVGDIEGLPFFEAIRQLGNDLPRGHAVYIHLTLMPYIPSAGELKTKPTQHSVKELRSIGIQPDILLVRADREIPESERKKLSLFCNVRPSAVIQALDVPSIYDVPIAYHREGLDDEVLAAFGITGAPKPNLERWQDISQRIHNPEGRVTIAVVGKYTGLKDAYKSLIEALTHGGIANRVKVDIDWIESEIFEKEDPAPFLEHVHGILVPGGFGKRGTEGKIAAAGYARRRGIPYFGICFGMQMAVIEAARSLAGVEGANSSEFGPCDEPVVGLLTEWARGNELERRAEGGDLGGTMRLGAYTAKLAAGSKIAACYGATEISERHRHRYEVNIAYRDRLEANGMRFAGMSPDGVLPETVELVDHPWFVGVQYHPELKSRPFEPHPLFKAFVAAAKTQSRLV, via the coding sequence ATGGCGCGGTACGTCTTCATCACCGGCGGCGTGGTTTCTTCCCTGGGCAAGGGCCTCGCTTCAGCGGCTCTCGGAGCCTGTCTCCAGGCGCGCGGCTACAAGGTCCGCCTGCGCAAGCTGGATCCCTATCTCAACGTCGATCCCGGCACGATGTCGCCCTACCAGCATGGCGAGTGTTTCGTGACCGACGACGGCGCCGAGACCGATCTCGATCTCGGCCACTACGAGCGGTTCACGGGGCGTCCCGCCAACCGCCAGGACAACATCACCACCGGCCGGATCTATCAGGACATTCTCGCCAAGGAGCGCCGCGGCGACTATCTCGGCGGCACCGTCCAGGTGATCCCGCATGTCACCGACGCGATCAAGGATTTCGTCGTCACCGGCAATGACGGCTACGATTTCGTCCTGGTCGAGATCGGCGGCACCGTCGGCGACATCGAGGGCCTGCCCTTCTTCGAGGCGATCCGTCAGCTCGGCAACGATCTGCCGCGCGGCCATGCCGTCTATATCCACCTGACGCTGATGCCCTATATCCCGAGCGCGGGCGAGCTGAAGACCAAGCCGACGCAGCATTCGGTCAAGGAACTGCGCTCGATCGGCATCCAGCCGGACATCCTGCTGGTCCGCGCCGATCGGGAGATCCCCGAGTCGGAGCGCAAGAAGCTCTCGCTGTTCTGCAACGTCCGCCCCTCCGCCGTGATCCAGGCGCTCGACGTTCCCTCCATCTACGACGTGCCAATCGCCTATCACCGCGAAGGGCTCGACGACGAGGTGTTGGCCGCCTTCGGGATCACCGGCGCGCCGAAGCCGAATCTGGAGCGCTGGCAGGACATCTCCCAGCGCATCCACAATCCGGAAGGCCGGGTCACCATCGCGGTGGTCGGCAAGTATACCGGCCTCAAGGATGCCTATAAGTCGCTGATCGAGGCGCTGACCCATGGCGGCATCGCCAACCGGGTCAAGGTCGACATCGACTGGATCGAATCGGAGATCTTCGAGAAGGAGGATCCGGCACCGTTCCTGGAGCATGTCCACGGCATCCTGGTGCCGGGCGGCTTCGGCAAGCGCGGCACCGAAGGCAAGATCGCGGCCGCCGGCTACGCCCGCCGGCGCGGCATCCCCTATTTCGGCATCTGCTTCGGCATGCAGATGGCGGTGATCGAGGCGGCGCGCAGCCTGGCCGGCGTCGAAGGCGCCAATTCCAGCGAATTCGGCCCCTGCGACGAGCCGGTCGTCGGCCTCCTGACCGAATGGGCGCGCGGCAACGAGCTGGAGCGGCGCGCCGAGGGCGGCGATCTTGGCGGCACCATGCGGCTCGGGGCCTATACGGCCAAGCTCGCGGCCGGTTCCAAGATCGCGGCCTGCTACGGCGCGACCGAAATCTCCGAACGCCATCGGCATCGCTACGAGGTCAACATCGCCTATCGCGACCGTCTGGAAGCGAACGGCATGCGCTTCGCCGGCATGTCGCCGGACGGCGTGCTGCCCGAGACGGTCGAACTGGTCGACCATCCCTGGTTCGTCGGTGTCCAGTATCATCCCGAACTGAAGAGCCGGCCCTTCGAGCCGCACCCGCTCTTCAAGGCCTTCGTCGCCGCCGCCAAGACGCAGAGCCGGCTGGTCTGA